One genomic segment of Amycolatopsis sp. WQ 127309 includes these proteins:
- a CDS encoding acyl-CoA thioesterase II has translation MTEMARAAATELEIPGGGQPVLDRLVALLDLEKLEENFFRGVSPAHSPVRVFGGQVAGQALVAAGRTVPDERRVHSLHAYFIRGGDPSVPIVYEVDRIRDGRSFTTRRVVAIQHGKAIFSLSASFQKDESGIDHAEAMPEGVPAPESLPTLMERAEGYAIGAHSRPRPIDLRYVNDPPWVTRQTGEPPARNQVWMRADGKLGDDQLLHVCVLTYASDMTLLDSVLARHGVYWDTDKVLGASLDHALWFHRPFRADEWFLYDSASPTASGARGLATGRFFGADGTLIATVVQEGLLRVL, from the coding sequence ATGACTGAAATGGCCAGAGCGGCCGCCACCGAGCTGGAGATCCCGGGTGGCGGCCAGCCGGTGCTGGACCGCTTGGTGGCGTTGCTCGACCTCGAGAAGCTCGAGGAGAACTTCTTCCGCGGCGTCTCGCCCGCCCACTCGCCGGTCCGCGTGTTCGGCGGGCAGGTGGCCGGGCAGGCGCTGGTCGCGGCCGGGCGCACGGTGCCCGACGAACGCCGGGTCCACTCGCTGCACGCGTACTTCATCCGCGGCGGCGACCCGAGCGTGCCGATCGTCTACGAGGTCGACCGGATCCGGGACGGCCGCTCGTTCACCACCCGCCGGGTCGTGGCGATCCAGCACGGCAAGGCGATCTTCTCGCTGTCGGCGTCCTTCCAGAAGGACGAGTCGGGCATCGACCACGCCGAGGCGATGCCGGAGGGCGTGCCCGCGCCGGAGTCGCTGCCGACGCTGATGGAACGCGCCGAGGGCTACGCGATCGGCGCGCACAGCCGGCCGCGGCCGATCGACCTGCGCTACGTCAACGACCCGCCGTGGGTCACCCGCCAGACCGGCGAGCCGCCCGCCCGCAACCAGGTGTGGATGCGCGCCGACGGCAAGCTGGGCGACGACCAGCTGCTGCACGTGTGCGTGCTGACCTACGCCTCCGACATGACGCTGCTGGACTCGGTCCTCGCGCGCCACGGCGTCTACTGGGACACCGACAAGGTGCTCGGCGCGAGCCTCGACCACGCGCTCTGGTTCCACCGGCCCTTCCGCGCCGACGAGTGGTTCCTCTACGACAGCGCGTCACCGACCGCCTCCGGAGCGCGCGGTCTGGCCACCGGCCGGTTCTTCGGCGCGGACGGCACCCTCATCGCCACGGTCGTCCAAGAAGGACTCCTGCGCGTCCTCTGA
- a CDS encoding helix-turn-helix transcriptional regulator: MARGQSPTVRRRRLAGELRRLREAADLTIDEVGEKLECSASKISRIETGHVGVTPRDARDMLALYGIIGDEQEALVQLAREARKRGWWHAYNEVFTGTFVGLEADASSLRAFQALLVPGLLQTERYARAVIRALRPDAEEAEIRRRIAARMARQELLSDTPPPEYWAVIDEAVLHRVVDTPEVMAEQLYRMVAVAEKPNVTIQVVPFHAGAHPGMEGPFLIMGFPEQADPDVVYVDDSTSSGLYLEEPTDVRRYGLMFDHLRAAALKPDDSVELIAEAAGRFAERAAVPAAVHHLDPRTQ; encoded by the coding sequence ATGGCCAGGGGACAGAGCCCCACGGTTCGCCGCCGGAGGCTCGCCGGCGAGCTGCGCCGGCTCCGCGAGGCCGCGGACCTCACCATCGACGAGGTCGGTGAGAAGCTCGAGTGCTCGGCGTCGAAGATCAGCCGGATCGAGACCGGCCACGTCGGGGTCACCCCGCGTGACGCGCGGGACATGCTGGCGCTCTACGGGATCATCGGCGACGAGCAGGAGGCGCTCGTCCAGCTGGCCCGCGAAGCCCGCAAGCGCGGCTGGTGGCACGCCTACAACGAGGTCTTCACCGGCACGTTCGTCGGGCTCGAAGCCGACGCGAGCTCGCTGCGCGCGTTCCAGGCCCTGCTCGTGCCGGGCCTGCTGCAGACCGAGCGGTACGCCCGCGCCGTGATCCGGGCCCTGCGCCCGGACGCCGAGGAAGCCGAGATCCGCCGCCGCATCGCCGCGCGGATGGCGCGGCAGGAGCTGCTGTCGGACACGCCGCCGCCGGAGTACTGGGCCGTCATCGACGAGGCCGTGCTGCACCGGGTCGTCGACACCCCCGAGGTGATGGCCGAGCAGCTCTACCGGATGGTCGCCGTCGCCGAGAAGCCGAACGTGACCATCCAGGTGGTGCCGTTCCACGCCGGCGCGCACCCCGGGATGGAAGGCCCGTTCCTGATCATGGGGTTCCCGGAGCAGGCCGACCCGGACGTCGTCTACGTCGACGACAGCACGTCCAGCGGCCTCTACCTGGAGGAACCCACAGACGTCCGGCGCTACGGGCTGATGTTCGACCATCTGCGCGCGGCGGCACTCAAACCGGACGACTCGGTGGAGCTGATCGCCGAGGCGGCCGGACGGTTCGCCGAACGGGCGGCCGTTCCGGCGGCAGTGCACCATCTGGATCCGAGGACACAGTGA
- a CDS encoding DUF397 domain-containing protein yields the protein MESELSGELSGARWRKSSHSGGGNDCVEVAFVAGGAAVRDSKDPEGGAFRLPASGWRGLLAAVRPDGPARD from the coding sequence ATGGAATCCGAGCTTTCCGGAGAGCTTTCCGGCGCGCGGTGGCGCAAGAGCAGCCACAGCGGCGGCGGCAACGACTGCGTCGAGGTCGCGTTCGTCGCCGGGGGTGCCGCGGTGCGCGACTCGAAAGACCCCGAAGGTGGTGCTTTCCGCCTGCCCGCGTCGGGTTGGCGGGGGCTGCTGGCCGCGGTGCGGCCGGACGGCCCCGCGCGCGACTGA
- a CDS encoding LuxR family transcriptional regulator translates to MLLVPRLGSGIPLVARTHEMRRLRAAFARADRGEAGAALLSGDAGVGKTRLLTALAEHVAACGALVLTGRCIDVREGGLPYLPFAEALAPLGTATDPAIAAAVRARPALGRLLPQGQGLEEPRAAEHAPMTSNDRETMVRPRPEQDLGQLQLFDAVLGVLTEIAESRPVVILLEDLHWADASTRNLLSFLLSRLRAQRLLVVGSYREEDVHRRHPLRGLLAELFRLATVERVDLQPFGTADARTFVEALADEPLPADVVADIVSRSEGNPFFAEELLATKTECNDLPAGLAEVLLSRLERLSPDARRVVRVVSVANEPVMHAALAEISALGELELDEALREAVQHHVLVVMPDGAYWFRHALLQEAVYGDLLPGERSRTHAAYAARILSRPQGRGHDAKLAYHSMQSSDLVTALPALLRAMDEAEKLGAPGSALRHVEQALSIWDAVPAADRPEGFDELRLLHEASYFAGTSGEPERAAAFARSATQALTADSPADSAAKTWRRLAEALLALEGTLDEAVAAIDRAWDLVKDTEPSGTRAWVLASRAGFLRLLDQPDAALDSALTAVADAREVDAAGAEASALVTLGTLADSAGDAAEARERLRQAERKARDSGALNTEIRATYFLALSHDDQAEFAEALGHASRGFARAEESGLSWSVYGLELRARQMTLRYLMGDWPDESAGRAGRGVSGAVAARILAIWSLFVVARGRFDEAAKLVAGLRQHWTADMQIPLSAGDAGIELAYWRGDHRAAVKQAEDLIGWLERIEPGLLPGIRVAALGTTTAAALAAEARIRGDAAAVDAALAAGERMLAHGRMCAIVGQPRSGTLGPEGRAWLARLEAAASGLSGKGDPEKWAAAAAAFGYGAVYEQAICRRHEAEALLLADDVDQARAALEAAHAVATRLGAIPLRDAVRDLAHRARVDLAGVEPAAPARAVVDPLTDRERDVLERVALGRTNRQVGEELYISEKTVSVHLSRVMAKLGASRRAEAVAIAYDRGLLTAPTAGQNA, encoded by the coding sequence ATGCTGCTTGTGCCCCGACTCGGCTCCGGAATCCCGCTCGTCGCCCGTACCCACGAGATGCGGCGGCTCCGCGCCGCCTTCGCCCGGGCCGACCGGGGCGAAGCCGGCGCGGCGCTGCTCTCGGGGGACGCCGGGGTCGGCAAGACCCGGCTGCTGACCGCGCTCGCCGAGCACGTCGCCGCGTGCGGTGCGCTGGTGCTCACCGGCCGCTGCATCGACGTCCGCGAAGGCGGTCTTCCTTATCTTCCCTTCGCCGAGGCGCTCGCCCCGCTCGGCACCGCGACGGACCCGGCGATCGCCGCCGCCGTGCGGGCCCGGCCCGCGCTCGGCCGGCTGCTGCCGCAGGGCCAGGGTCTCGAGGAGCCCCGGGCGGCCGAGCACGCCCCGATGACCTCGAACGACCGCGAGACGATGGTGCGTCCCCGGCCGGAGCAGGATCTCGGTCAGCTGCAGTTGTTCGACGCGGTACTGGGGGTGCTGACCGAGATCGCCGAGTCCCGGCCGGTGGTGATCCTGCTGGAAGACCTCCACTGGGCCGACGCCTCGACCCGCAACCTGCTGTCGTTCCTGCTCAGCAGGTTGCGCGCGCAACGGCTCCTGGTCGTGGGCAGCTACCGCGAGGAGGACGTCCACCGGCGCCACCCGCTGCGCGGCCTCCTCGCGGAGCTGTTCCGGCTCGCCACCGTCGAGCGCGTCGACCTGCAGCCGTTCGGCACCGCCGACGCGCGCACGTTCGTCGAGGCGCTGGCCGACGAGCCGCTGCCGGCGGACGTCGTCGCCGACATCGTCAGCCGCTCCGAGGGCAACCCGTTCTTCGCCGAGGAGCTGCTGGCCACCAAGACCGAGTGCAACGACCTGCCCGCGGGCCTGGCCGAAGTACTGCTCTCCCGGTTGGAGCGGCTCTCGCCGGACGCCCGCCGCGTCGTGCGCGTCGTGTCGGTCGCGAACGAGCCGGTGATGCACGCGGCCCTCGCCGAGATCTCCGCGCTCGGCGAGCTGGAGCTGGACGAGGCGCTGCGCGAGGCCGTCCAGCACCACGTGCTGGTGGTGATGCCGGACGGCGCCTACTGGTTCCGGCACGCGTTGCTGCAGGAAGCGGTGTACGGCGACCTGCTGCCGGGGGAGCGCTCGCGCACGCACGCGGCGTACGCGGCGCGGATCTTGTCGCGGCCGCAGGGCCGCGGGCACGACGCGAAGCTGGCCTACCACTCGATGCAGAGCAGCGATCTCGTCACCGCGCTGCCGGCGTTGCTGCGCGCGATGGACGAGGCCGAGAAGCTGGGTGCGCCCGGGTCGGCGCTGCGGCACGTCGAGCAGGCACTGTCCATCTGGGACGCCGTCCCGGCCGCCGACCGGCCCGAGGGGTTCGACGAGCTGCGGCTGCTGCACGAGGCGTCGTACTTCGCGGGCACGTCCGGCGAGCCCGAGCGGGCCGCCGCGTTCGCCCGCTCGGCCACCCAGGCCCTGACCGCCGACAGCCCGGCCGACAGCGCGGCGAAGACGTGGCGGCGGCTGGCGGAAGCGCTGCTGGCGCTGGAAGGCACGCTCGACGAGGCCGTCGCGGCGATCGACCGCGCGTGGGACCTGGTCAAGGACACCGAACCGAGCGGCACCCGCGCGTGGGTGCTGGCCAGCCGGGCCGGGTTCCTGCGGCTGCTCGACCAGCCGGACGCGGCGCTGGACAGCGCGCTCACCGCGGTCGCCGACGCGCGGGAGGTCGACGCGGCCGGGGCGGAGGCGTCGGCGCTGGTCACCCTGGGCACGCTGGCCGACTCGGCGGGCGATGCCGCGGAGGCGCGCGAACGGTTGCGCCAGGCCGAGCGCAAGGCGCGTGACTCCGGGGCGCTGAACACCGAGATCCGCGCGACCTACTTCCTCGCGCTGAGCCACGACGACCAGGCCGAGTTCGCCGAGGCGCTCGGACACGCCTCACGCGGGTTCGCCCGGGCCGAGGAGTCCGGGCTCAGCTGGAGCGTCTACGGCCTGGAGCTGCGGGCGCGGCAGATGACCCTGCGGTACCTGATGGGCGACTGGCCGGACGAGAGCGCCGGGCGGGCCGGGCGCGGGGTGTCCGGCGCGGTCGCCGCGCGGATCCTCGCCATCTGGTCGCTGTTCGTCGTCGCCCGCGGCCGGTTCGACGAGGCCGCGAAGCTCGTCGCCGGGCTGCGGCAGCACTGGACGGCGGACATGCAGATCCCGCTGTCCGCCGGGGACGCCGGCATCGAGCTGGCCTACTGGCGTGGTGACCACCGAGCCGCGGTGAAGCAGGCGGAGGACCTCATCGGCTGGCTCGAACGGATCGAACCCGGTCTGCTGCCCGGCATCCGGGTGGCCGCGCTCGGCACGACCACCGCGGCCGCGCTGGCCGCCGAGGCCCGGATCCGGGGTGACGCGGCGGCCGTCGACGCCGCGCTGGCGGCGGGGGAGCGGATGCTGGCGCACGGCCGGATGTGCGCGATCGTCGGGCAGCCGCGCTCGGGGACGCTCGGGCCGGAAGGCCGGGCCTGGCTGGCCCGGCTGGAAGCGGCGGCGTCCGGCCTGAGCGGCAAGGGCGACCCGGAGAAGTGGGCGGCCGCGGCGGCCGCGTTCGGCTACGGCGCGGTGTACGAACAGGCGATCTGCCGCCGGCACGAGGCGGAAGCCCTGCTGCTGGCCGACGACGTCGACCAGGCCCGGGCCGCCCTGGAGGCGGCCCACGCGGTGGCGACCCGGCTGGGCGCGATCCCGTTGCGGGACGCCGTCCGCGACCTCGCGCACCGCGCGCGGGTGGACCTGGCGGGCGTCGAACCGGCGGCCCCGGCCCGCGCGGTCGTCGACCCGCTGACCGACCGCGAGCGCGACGTCCTCGAGCGCGTGGCCCTGGGCCGCACGAACCGCCAGGTCGGCGAAGAGCTGTACATCAGCGAGAAGACGGTCAGCGTCCACCTGTCCCGGGTGATGGCGAAACTCGGCGCGAGCCGCCGCGCGGAAGCAGTGGCGATCGCCTACGACCGAGGCCTGCTCACAGCCCCGACAGCAGGCCAAAACGCGTAA
- a CDS encoding succinic semialdehyde dehydrogenase, with product MTSTTPANPVHDTALPPTAGGVAGAPAAARAAQLVARVAGGADSAPIRMTAPFTGQPIATLPQATDADARAVFTAARTAQRAWAEHSPAERARVLTKLHDLVLARQDEVLDLVQVEAGKARLDAFDEVSATALVAAYYGKHAAKILAPRRVAGVIPGLTRAGELRHPKGVVGVISPWNYPLALTAMDVFPALAAGNAVVQKPDNQTALSALWLHELAEEAGLPAGTWQIVLGRGSKIGTALVEESDYLCFTGSTPTGKELAGQVAKRLTSYSLELGGKNPMIVLPDADVAKAATGAVTACFSSAGQLCVSVERIYVHESIREEFTRAFVARTAALKLGGALDYQAQMGSLTSEDQLETVTAHVEDARAKGASVLTGGRARPDLGPLFYEPTVLSGVTAEMVPFAAETFGPVVSIYGYTDVTEAIDRANDTPFGLNASVWSRNGHAGWEVAARLKAGTVNVNEGYAATFGSVGVPMGGMKDSGVGRRNGAEGLLKYTESQSIALQRGLALRPPRGVSGSLWSRGMTLGLKALRRLPR from the coding sequence ATGACCAGCACGACCCCCGCGAACCCGGTCCACGACACCGCGCTCCCGCCGACCGCCGGCGGGGTCGCCGGTGCGCCGGCCGCGGCCCGGGCGGCCCAGCTCGTCGCCCGGGTGGCCGGCGGCGCGGACTCGGCCCCGATCCGGATGACCGCGCCCTTCACCGGGCAGCCGATCGCGACCCTGCCCCAGGCCACCGACGCCGACGCCCGCGCCGTGTTCACCGCCGCGCGGACCGCGCAGCGGGCGTGGGCGGAGCACTCCCCCGCCGAGCGCGCCCGGGTGCTGACCAAGCTGCACGACCTGGTGCTCGCGCGGCAGGACGAGGTCCTCGACCTGGTCCAGGTCGAAGCGGGCAAGGCCCGGCTCGACGCGTTCGACGAGGTGAGCGCGACCGCGCTGGTCGCGGCCTACTACGGCAAGCACGCCGCGAAGATCCTCGCCCCGCGCCGCGTCGCCGGCGTCATCCCCGGCCTGACCCGCGCCGGTGAGCTGCGGCACCCCAAGGGCGTCGTCGGCGTCATCTCGCCGTGGAACTACCCGCTCGCGCTGACCGCGATGGACGTCTTCCCGGCGCTCGCGGCCGGCAACGCCGTCGTGCAGAAGCCGGACAACCAGACCGCGCTTTCCGCGCTGTGGCTGCACGAGCTCGCCGAGGAGGCCGGGCTGCCGGCCGGGACCTGGCAGATCGTGCTCGGCCGCGGCTCGAAGATCGGCACCGCGCTGGTCGAGGAGTCGGACTACCTGTGCTTCACCGGGTCCACGCCGACCGGCAAGGAGCTGGCCGGGCAGGTGGCGAAGCGGCTGACGTCGTACTCGCTCGAGCTCGGCGGCAAGAACCCGATGATCGTGCTGCCCGACGCCGACGTCGCGAAGGCCGCGACGGGCGCGGTGACCGCGTGCTTCTCCTCGGCCGGGCAGCTGTGCGTGTCGGTCGAGCGGATCTACGTCCACGAGTCGATCCGCGAGGAGTTCACCCGCGCGTTCGTGGCCCGCACGGCCGCGCTGAAGCTCGGCGGCGCGCTGGACTACCAGGCCCAGATGGGCTCCCTGACGTCGGAAGACCAGCTCGAGACGGTGACCGCGCACGTCGAGGACGCCCGCGCCAAGGGCGCGTCCGTGCTCACCGGCGGCCGCGCCCGGCCCGACCTCGGGCCGCTGTTCTACGAGCCGACCGTGCTTTCGGGCGTCACCGCGGAGATGGTGCCGTTCGCGGCGGAGACGTTCGGGCCGGTCGTCTCGATCTACGGCTACACCGACGTCACCGAGGCCATCGACCGCGCCAACGACACGCCGTTCGGGCTCAACGCCAGCGTCTGGTCGCGCAACGGCCACGCCGGCTGGGAGGTCGCGGCCCGCCTCAAGGCGGGCACGGTGAACGTCAACGAGGGCTACGCGGCGACGTTCGGCAGCGTCGGCGTCCCGATGGGCGGCATGAAGGACTCGGGCGTCGGCCGCCGCAACGGCGCCGAAGGCCTGCTGAAGTACACGGAGTCCCAGTCGATCGCGCTGCAGCGCGGCCTGGCCCTGCGCCCGCCGCGCGGCGTCTCGGGTTCCCTGTGGTCCCGCGGCATGACGCTGGGCCTGAAAGCCCTCCGCCGCCTCCCCCGCTGA
- a CDS encoding TetR/AcrR family transcriptional regulator — protein MTETGHRTQAQRREQTRTALLDATIDCLVDLGYARTSVQEICARAGVSKGAVQHHFTAKAELMAAAVEHLTNRLRSQLAASLDRLPSGGTGVAAAIDLLWTGYSGTLSTAVTELWVAARTDPELRAAIRPVDRALGRATLEHVTQVAGELPPERAEMLFWLTVNLTRGLALDAELGGDPKRRRQLLEEWKRIAVLLYQDATTAPS, from the coding sequence GTGACCGAGACGGGTCACCGCACCCAGGCGCAGCGGCGGGAGCAGACCCGCACGGCGCTGCTCGACGCCACCATCGACTGCCTGGTGGACCTCGGGTACGCGCGCACGTCGGTCCAGGAGATCTGCGCCCGCGCGGGCGTGTCGAAAGGTGCGGTGCAGCACCACTTCACCGCGAAGGCCGAGCTGATGGCGGCCGCCGTCGAACACCTCACGAACCGGCTGCGGAGCCAGCTCGCGGCGTCGCTCGACCGGCTGCCCAGCGGCGGCACCGGCGTCGCCGCCGCGATCGACCTGCTCTGGACCGGCTACTCCGGCACGCTCTCGACCGCCGTCACCGAGCTGTGGGTCGCCGCCCGGACCGACCCCGAGCTGCGCGCCGCCATCCGCCCGGTCGACCGCGCACTCGGGCGCGCCACGCTCGAACACGTCACCCAGGTCGCCGGCGAGCTCCCGCCCGAACGCGCGGAAATGCTGTTCTGGCTCACCGTGAACCTGACCCGCGGGCTGGCGCTGGACGCCGAGCTCGGCGGCGACCCGAAGCGGCGCCGCCAGCTCCTGGAGGAGTGGAAGCGGATCGCCGTCCTGCTCTACCAGGACGCCACCACTGCGCCGAGCTGA
- a CDS encoding acyl-CoA dehydrogenase family protein — protein sequence MPLKLPKSSWSTTELEDLRELSRSFMQKELVPNQERWAAEKKVDRELWNKAGEVGLLCLSIPEEYGGGGGTFAHEAVLYEEQARSGDSAWGVTVHNGIVAHYLSAYGSEEKKREWLPKMASGELVGAIAMTEPGTGSDLQGIKTRAVRDGDHYVINGAKTFITNGFHADLVVVAVKTDPDAGAQGVSLIAVETDTPGFRRGRVLDKVGLKGQDTAELFFDDVRVPAANLLGDAEGQGFIQLMLQLPQERLIIAVTAVAGLEAAVDLTLEYTKERAAFGRPIFSFQNTKFKLAEAATEAAVARAFLDQCVERHLKGELDVQGAAMAKLWTTERVNKVVDDCVQLFGGYGYMSEYPIARAWADVRISRIFGGTSEIMKEIISRSL from the coding sequence GTGCCGCTGAAACTCCCGAAGAGCTCCTGGAGCACGACCGAGCTCGAAGACCTCCGCGAGCTCTCGCGGTCGTTCATGCAGAAGGAGCTCGTCCCGAACCAGGAGCGTTGGGCGGCGGAGAAGAAGGTCGACCGCGAGCTGTGGAACAAGGCGGGCGAGGTCGGCCTGCTCTGCCTGTCCATCCCCGAGGAGTACGGCGGTGGCGGCGGCACGTTCGCGCACGAGGCCGTGCTCTACGAGGAGCAGGCCCGCTCCGGCGACAGCGCGTGGGGCGTGACCGTCCACAACGGAATCGTCGCGCACTACCTGAGCGCGTACGGCTCCGAGGAGAAGAAGCGCGAGTGGCTGCCGAAGATGGCCAGTGGCGAGCTGGTCGGCGCGATCGCGATGACCGAACCGGGCACCGGCTCGGACCTGCAGGGCATCAAGACCCGCGCGGTGCGCGACGGTGACCACTACGTCATCAACGGCGCGAAGACCTTCATCACCAACGGTTTCCACGCCGACCTCGTCGTCGTCGCGGTGAAGACCGACCCGGACGCGGGCGCCCAGGGCGTCTCGCTGATCGCTGTCGAGACCGACACCCCGGGCTTCCGCCGCGGCCGGGTGCTCGACAAGGTCGGGCTCAAGGGCCAGGACACCGCCGAGCTGTTCTTCGACGACGTCCGCGTGCCTGCGGCCAACCTGCTCGGCGACGCCGAGGGCCAGGGCTTCATCCAGCTGATGCTGCAGCTGCCGCAGGAACGGCTGATCATCGCCGTCACGGCCGTGGCCGGGCTGGAGGCGGCGGTCGACCTCACGCTCGAGTACACGAAGGAACGCGCGGCGTTCGGCCGGCCCATCTTCTCCTTCCAGAACACCAAGTTCAAGCTCGCGGAGGCCGCGACCGAGGCCGCCGTCGCGCGGGCGTTCCTCGACCAGTGCGTCGAACGGCACCTCAAGGGCGAGCTCGACGTCCAGGGTGCGGCGATGGCGAAGCTGTGGACCACCGAGCGGGTCAACAAGGTGGTCGACGACTGCGTGCAGCTCTTCGGCGGCTACGGCTACATGTCCGAGTACCCGATCGCGCGCGCCTGGGCCGACGTCCGGATCTCCCGGATCTTCGGCGGCACCAGCGAGATCATGAAGGAAATCATCTCCCGCTCGCTCTGA
- a CDS encoding CaiB/BaiF CoA-transferase family protein, with amino-acid sequence MKAGPLSGLKVVELAGLAPGPFATMILADLGADVVRVDRATPGEDVLGLPVDPLARGRRTIGVNTKTPEGVELVLKLCDTADVLIEGFRPGVAERIGLGPDVVHARNPRLVYGRMTGWGQDGPLATAAGHDINYIGISGALEPIGRAGERPVPPLNLVGDFGGGGLLLAMGVLAALYERNTSGEGQVVDASMVDGAALLTTSLHGMAAAGLWGGGRGDNMLDGGAPFYDTYETADGKYVAVGAIEMRFWGDLVKVLDLDPAELPLHVDKTQWPKLREIVAEAIGKHTRDDLVARADGTDACLTPVLSPQEAASHPHNAARGTFVEIGGLVQPAPAPRFGRTPPETPEAPRTKGSDTEAVLAELGVTDLGALREAGAIA; translated from the coding sequence ATGAAAGCAGGTCCGCTCAGCGGCCTGAAGGTGGTCGAGCTGGCCGGGCTCGCGCCCGGGCCGTTCGCCACGATGATCCTCGCCGACCTCGGCGCCGACGTCGTCCGGGTGGACCGCGCGACGCCGGGGGAGGACGTGCTCGGCCTGCCGGTCGACCCGCTGGCCCGCGGCCGCCGGACGATCGGCGTCAACACCAAGACGCCCGAAGGCGTCGAGCTGGTGCTGAAGCTGTGCGACACCGCCGACGTCCTCATCGAGGGCTTCCGCCCGGGCGTCGCCGAGCGGATCGGGCTGGGCCCGGACGTCGTGCACGCCCGCAACCCGCGGCTGGTCTACGGCCGGATGACCGGCTGGGGCCAGGACGGCCCGCTGGCGACGGCGGCCGGCCACGACATCAACTACATCGGCATCTCCGGCGCGCTCGAACCGATCGGGCGGGCGGGGGAGCGGCCGGTGCCGCCGCTCAACCTCGTCGGCGACTTCGGCGGCGGCGGGCTGCTGCTGGCGATGGGCGTCCTCGCCGCGCTGTACGAGCGGAACACCTCCGGCGAGGGCCAGGTCGTGGACGCGTCCATGGTCGACGGCGCCGCGCTGCTCACCACGAGCCTGCACGGCATGGCCGCGGCCGGGCTCTGGGGCGGCGGGCGCGGCGACAACATGCTCGACGGCGGCGCCCCGTTCTACGACACCTACGAGACCGCGGACGGCAAGTACGTCGCCGTCGGCGCGATCGAGATGCGGTTCTGGGGCGACCTGGTCAAGGTCCTCGACCTCGACCCGGCGGAACTGCCGCTGCACGTGGACAAGACGCAGTGGCCGAAGCTGCGCGAGATCGTCGCGGAGGCGATCGGCAAGCACACGCGTGACGACCTCGTCGCCCGCGCGGACGGCACCGACGCCTGCCTGACGCCGGTGCTGTCGCCGCAGGAGGCGGCGAGCCACCCGCACAACGCGGCCCGCGGCACGTTCGTCGAGATCGGCGGCCTGGTCCAGCCGGCCCCGGCGCCGCGCTTCGGCCGGACCCCGCCGGAAACGCCGGAAGCCCCGCGCACCAAGGGATCCGACACCGAAGCGGTGCTGGCCGAGCTGGGCGTCACGGACCTCGGGGCGCTCCGGGAGGCCGGGGCGATCGCCTAG
- a CDS encoding GNAT family N-acetyltransferase: MDDDVSRVVLRPVAESDLDRLEQLTNDPVAAGAHQWFGWHDPGYLRRRWRETGMLSVETGMLVPTLGGRLLGLVSWHRSRSGPTSYCWSIGLVLVPEARGHGHGTEAQRLLVEYLFAHTQLNRVEATTEVDNRAEQRALEKAGFTREGVLRGYGFRDGRWRDNVIYSVVRSDLARD, translated from the coding sequence ATGGACGACGACGTCAGCAGAGTCGTGCTCCGGCCGGTCGCGGAGTCCGACCTCGACCGGCTCGAGCAGCTGACCAACGACCCGGTCGCGGCGGGCGCGCACCAGTGGTTCGGCTGGCACGACCCGGGTTACCTGCGCCGCCGGTGGCGGGAGACCGGGATGCTGAGCGTCGAGACCGGCATGCTGGTGCCCACGCTCGGCGGGCGCCTGCTGGGCCTGGTCTCCTGGCACCGCAGCCGCAGCGGGCCGACGTCGTACTGCTGGAGCATCGGGCTGGTGCTGGTCCCCGAGGCGCGCGGCCACGGCCACGGCACGGAGGCCCAGCGCCTGCTCGTCGAGTACCTCTTCGCGCACACGCAGCTCAACCGCGTCGAAGCGACGACCGAGGTCGACAACCGCGCCGAACAGCGGGCGCTCGAGAAGGCCGGCTTCACGCGCGAAGGAGTCCTTCGCGGCTACGGCTTCCGAGACGGCCGGTGGCGCGACAACGTCATCTACTCGGTCGTCCGCTCCGATCTCGCGCGAGACTAG